A region of Dioscorea cayenensis subsp. rotundata cultivar TDr96_F1 chromosome 5, TDr96_F1_v2_PseudoChromosome.rev07_lg8_w22 25.fasta, whole genome shotgun sequence DNA encodes the following proteins:
- the LOC120259949 gene encoding protein GLE1-like, whose protein sequence is MDSQGSPFRDQHIGVAAWELFFYSGAFEGRHALVNGGEPFIMRISDEGVEDFDSDDGERFDESLGKGTRFSCADLDLSDLESSEDEGYLKITPHLVHKKGPEDSILFEYEREREIKVKEVVRCKLSSLEASLSSENGLSSALIRVANGVQARIEAYMKLDNQYKRKIAEMTDSHLSAIQRRHEQRCQIEERRIREDAATEEARRKEIALLVEQVQQEKAKVEREARLRAVKLAEEAQKAAREAAIKESKETAEKEAVRATEFVAEALHNHITEKIRVSPSKVSNNIVSNVDKGIKVLAADNALKVEESRIKFYDEVAQEMMLNSNEEFDRCGRQISKLLRQINRTQQKVRAVSVALFGIIDGPQCPRPISCLLVAQKVVSLCENPNASFDSTAFAWGHVILSVTSQVPAVMDLLIAALHKACIYTVPKHLQPTEVSL, encoded by the exons ATGGACTCTCAGGGATCTCCTTTTAGAGATCAACACATTGGAGTTGCAGCTTGGGAACTCTTCTTCTACTCTGGTGCGTTTGAAGGAAGGCATGCACTC GTTAATGGTGGTGAGCCTTTCATAATGCGCATATCTGATGagggtgttgaggattttgaTAGTGATGATGGAGAGAGGTTTGATGAGAGTCTAGGGAAAGGCACTCGATTTTCCTGTGCTGATCTTGATTTGAG TGACTTAGAAAGTTCCGAGGATGAGGGATATCTCAAGATCACACCTCATTTGGTGCATAAGAAAGGTCCTGAGGACAGCATCTTATTTGAATATGAACGTGAGCGTGAGATAAAAGTTAAG GAAGTTGTCAGGTGTAAATTATCTTCTTTGGAGGCAAGCTTAAGCTCTGAAAATGGATTGTCTTCTGCCTTAATTCGTGTTGCAAATGGTGTTCAGGCAAGGATAGAGGCATATATGAAATTGGATAATCAGTATAAGCGCAAGAT TGCAGAAATGACGGACAGTCACCTGTCTGCCATCCAAAGACGTCATGAACAGAGATGTCAGATTGAAGAACGAAGAATAAGAGAAGATGCGGCCACTGAAGAAGCCAGAAGGAAAGAGATAGCTCTCTTGGTTGAACAAGTTCAACAAGAAAAGGCTAAAGTAGAAAGAGAG GCCAGATTGAGGGCTGTCAAATTAGCTGAAGAAGCACAGAAGGCAGCCCGGGAAGCTGCAATAAAGGAATCGAAAGAAACTGCGGAAAAAGAAGCTGTTAGAGCTACAGAATTTGTAGCTGAAGCTCTGCATAATCATATCACAGAAAAAATTCGAGTCTCCCCTTCAAAAGTTTCTAACAATATTGTATCCAATGTAGACAAAG GCATAAAAGTTCTCGCTGCAGATAACGCATTAAAAGTTGAGGAGAGCAGAATAAAATTCTATGATGAAGTGGCTCAAGAAATGATGTTGAACTCCAATGAg GAGTTTGATAGATGTGGGCGACAAATTAGCAAGCTTTTGAGACAAATAAATAGAACTCAACAGAAAGTCAG AGCTGTTTCAGTTGCTCTCTTTGGCATCATTGATGGTCCTCAGTGCCCACGGCCCATATCTTGTTTGTTAGTTGCGCAAAAG GTTGTTTCATTATGTGAGAACCCAAATGCAAGTTTTGATAGCACTGCTTTTGCATGGGGACATGTTATTCTCAGCGTCACATCACAG GTCCCAGCTGTAATGGATCTGCTGATTGCTGCCTTGCATAAGGCCTGCATTTACACTGTTCCAAAGCATTTGCAACCTACAGAAGTGAGTCTTTGA
- the LOC120259950 gene encoding uncharacterized protein LOC120259950 → MTFSPPSSFSPLALTNRHALSFLQSSISYPVKIWPSRHSSFWNLEFTLHELSLGSMIKLFSYFKQSLCSFDFSLHPFHLKIWKVNQVHQLILVMKMLSSRIKAW, encoded by the exons ATGAC CTTCTCTCCTCCATCAAGCTTTTCTCCTCTTGCTTTAACCAACCGCCATGCTCTTTCATTTTTGCAGTCATCCATTTCATATCCGGTGAAGATTTGGCCATCCAG GCATtcttctttttggaatcttGAATTCACACTTCATGAGCTTTCTCTAGGTTCCATGATCAAGCTTTTCTCCTACTTTAAGCAATCATTGTGCTCATTTGATTTTTCACTTCATCCATTTCATCTCAAG aTATGGAAAGTCAATCAAGTacaccaattaatcttggtgatgaaaatgttgaGCTCCCGAATCAAAGCGTGGTAG